The following nucleotide sequence is from Peribacillus sp. ACCC06369.
CAATGCCATATTTAAAGGAGGAAGGGTTTACAACTGGAGAGCTGGGTCTTGCATTATCAGCCATTTCGATTTCATATGGGATAAGTAAGTTTGTAATGGGAACTGTGTCAGACCGAAGTAATGCACGGTACTTCTTGCCAGTAGGATTGATTCTTGCTGGAATTGTTAGCTTACTTATGGGCGTCGTTCCATTTTTCACATCATCGGTTGCAATTATGTTTATTATGTTATTCATTAATGGATGGTTTCAAGGAATGGGTTGGCCTCCATCAGGCCGAGTACTTGTTCACTGGTTTAGTGTTAGTGAAAGAGGTGGAAAAACAGCGGTATGGAATGTTGCCCATAACGTGGGTGGTGGCTTAATGGCACCATTGGCGATTGCAGGTGTCTCCATCTTTGCAACATTTATGGGTTCTTCTTATTCAGGTTATGAAGGGATTTTTATACTACCTGCTATAGTTGCTATTATAATCGCAATCATTTCTTTTATCTTAATACGCGATACACCACAATCAGTTGGATTACCTCCAATTGAAGAGTATCGTAATGATTTTCCAAATAAAATGAAAAAAACGTTTGAAACAGAATTGACAACAAAAGAGATATTATTTAAATATGTTTTAAATAACAAATGGGTTTGGGCGATTGCGATTGCAAACATCTTTGTTTATTTCGTCCGTTATGGGGTACTTGATTGGGCTCCGACCTATTTAAGCGAAGAAAAAGGCTTCAACATGGACGAATCCAGTACGGCTTATTTCTTATATGAATGGGCAGGCATTCCGGGAACTTTATTATGCGGTTATATCTCGGATAAAGTTTTTAAAGGGCGTCGTGGACCGGCTGGGGTTGTCTTTATGCTAGGAGTATTAATCGCAGTCCTTGTTTACTGGTTT
It contains:
- the glpT gene encoding glycerol-3-phosphate transporter translates to MLKLFKPALPVERLPEDKIDSEYKKLRLQVFIGIFIGYAAYYLIRKNFTMAMPYLKEEGFTTGELGLALSAISISYGISKFVMGTVSDRSNARYFLPVGLILAGIVSLLMGVVPFFTSSVAIMFIMLFINGWFQGMGWPPSGRVLVHWFSVSERGGKTAVWNVAHNVGGGLMAPLAIAGVSIFATFMGSSYSGYEGIFILPAIVAIIIAIISFILIRDTPQSVGLPPIEEYRNDFPNKMKKTFETELTTKEILFKYVLNNKWVWAIAIANIFVYFVRYGVLDWAPTYLSEEKGFNMDESSTAYFLYEWAGIPGTLLCGYISDKVFKGRRGPAGVVFMLGVLIAVLVYWFNPAGNPMIDIISLIAIGFLIYGPVMLIGLQALDLVPKKAAGTAAGLTGLFGYLGGSVAANAIMGYVVDFAGWNAGFTLITISCVLAVVVFAFTWNVRGQEVVKG